A part of Ammospiza caudacuta isolate bAmmCau1 chromosome 5, bAmmCau1.pri, whole genome shotgun sequence genomic DNA contains:
- the PDGFB gene encoding platelet-derived growth factor subunit B, with the protein MPEAGRPRGCLREALPCRGSPSMCPQPAGPGVGMNFGVVFAFILSLPLTRMEGDPIPEDIYEILGGSSVRSISDLQRALRIDSVEQDSSSLSLNASQPDQSPVALSRERRSLDALAAAETAVLAECKTREVVFEISRAMVDSTNANFVVWPPCVEVQRCSGCCNNRNVQCRPTQIRVRPVQVNKIEFVQRKPKFTKVVVPLEDHVQCRCEAVFRPPPRNIRPGPREQRRLSPAFTTAAVSQRRRVRRPPAQKRKHKKYKHVNDKKALKEILIA; encoded by the exons ATGCCTGAGGCCGGGCGGCCGCGGGGCTGTCTGCGGGAAGCGCTTCCCTGCCGGGGCTCGCCGTCCATGTGCCCGCAGCCGGCGGGGCCTGGAGTCGGGATGAATTTCGGCGTGGTCTTCGCGTTCATCCTCTCGCTGCCCCTGACCCGCATGGAG GGGGACCCCATACCCGAAGACATTTATGAGATTTTGGGTGGCAGCTCAGTGCGCTCCATCAGTGACCTCCAGCGTGCCCTGCGGATAGACTCCGTAG agcaggacagctCGAGCCTGAGCCTGAATGCATCTCAGCCTGATCAAAGCCCTGTGGCCCTGTCTCGAGAGCGACGAAGCctgg atgctctggcagcagcagagacgGCTGTCCTGGCGGAGTGCAAGACACGGGAGGTGGTGTTCGAAATCTCCCGCGCCATGGTGGACAGCACCAACGCCAACTTCGTGGTATGGCCGCCCTGCGTGGAGGTGCAGCGCTGCTCCGGCTGCTGCAACAACCGCAACGTGCAGTGCCGCCCCACGCAGATCCGCGTCCGGCCCGTCCAG GTGAACAAGATCGAGTTTGTCCAGAGGAAGCCAAAATTCACAAAAGTCGTCGTGCCTTTGGAGGACCACGTGCAGTGTCGGTGTGAAGCCGTGTTCCGACCGCCCCCCAGGAACATCCGTCCAGGGCCACGGGAACAGAGAC GCTTGTCCCCGGCGTTCACCACAGCCGCTGTCTCACAGAGGCGGCGAGTACGCCGGCCGCCGGCACAGAAGAGGAAACATAAGAAGTACAAGCATGTCAACGATAAGAAAGCGCTGAAAGAAATCCTCATAGCATAG